Proteins from a single region of Apium graveolens cultivar Ventura chromosome 7, ASM990537v1, whole genome shotgun sequence:
- the LOC141674068 gene encoding uncharacterized protein LOC141674068 produces the protein MVLRDAHEGECGNHTNGRNLSLKILRLGYYRPMLRQDTLDYTKKCDAYQRHAPIIHQPFENLNMSIPPWPFMKWGMDIMGKMPPAPGNILYKSGVPSEIICDNGSQFISDKIEAFCKRWNINLIKSTPRYPQANGQDKSSNKIIINNLKKRLTSCKGKWAEDLPWVLWSDRKTPTGHMPYSLVYETEVVLPTEIIIPTIRYGLLRTDMNSTELAHDIEIVVELREMEKVRMVS, from the exons ATGGTCTTAAGAGATGCACATGAAGGAGAGTGTGGGAATCACACCAACGGAAGAAACCTCTCATTGAAGATTCTACGTTTAGGTTACTATCGGCCGATGTTAAGACAAGATACTTTAGATTACACGAAGAAATGTGACGCCTACCAGAGACATGCACCCATCATACATCAACCATTTGAGAATCTTAATATGTCCATCCCCCCTTGGCCTTTCATGAAGTGGGGGATGGACATTATGGGGAAGATGCCACCTGCACCTGG GAACATTCTATACAAGTCCGGTGTACCATCTGAAATCATTTGTGATAATGGATCACAATTCATAAGTGACAAAATAGAAGCATTTTGCAAACGTTGGAACATCAACTTGATCAAGTCGACACCAAGATATCCTCAAGCAAACGGACAGGATAAATCGAgtaacaagatcataatcaacaatCTCAAGAAAAGACTAACATCATGCAAAGGAAAATGGGCTGAAGATTTGCCTTGGGTATTGTGGTCAGATAGGAAAACTCCAACCGGACATATGCCATACAGCTTAGTCTATGAGACTGAAGTTGTCTTACCAACAGAGATCATAATACCCACAATTAGGTATGGACTATTGAGGACTGACATGAACAGCACAGAATTGGCACATGACATAGAAATTGTAGTCGAGCTTCGAGAGATGGAAAAAGTACGTATGGTATCTTAA